In Arachis stenosperma cultivar V10309 chromosome 1, arast.V10309.gnm1.PFL2, whole genome shotgun sequence, one DNA window encodes the following:
- the LOC130968712 gene encoding uncharacterized protein LOC130968712, producing MTSLARSLRRLRPAVIWIGDVVAETPHQLQKTSHIHSSCHRVLNPAQTNLFKKHSFTASTRAISVHAAKLTNGAAETNRAGPLVEYERRICSGELVDGDRCQVVTLTELQRLYDELVQSADECQLDRNVEKPVRSGWLWSRLLSHPSHSPVKGLYLYGGVGTGKTMLMDLFFDQLPSNWRKKRIHFHDFMLKVHGLLQKHKGLSDPLEVVAGEISEEAILLCLDEFMVTDVADALILNRLFKHLFSKGIILVATSNRAPDNLYEGGLQRDLFLPFIATLKERCVIHEIGSSIDYRKMTSGEEGFYFIGTDSSAFLKQKFQQLVGEGTATPKEVEVVMGRKLKVPLGANGCAYFTFEELCDRPLAAADYLGLFKNFHTLALEGIPIFGLQNKSAAHRFVTLIDVTYENKARLLCTAEGSPQELFEKIVTISEAKQMAPRTASRSQKSDVSDLCVDNELGFAKDRTISRLTEINSREYLEQHAAMLAEKKVDQGRMDQDAVEA from the exons ATGACAAGCTTGGCTCGTTCTCTTCGCCGGTTGCGACCGGCGGTAATTTGGATCGGTGATGTAGTTGCAGAAACACCACATCAATTGCAAAAGACCTCTCATATTCATAGCTCATGTCACAGAGTTCTTAATCCTGCTCAAACCAACTTGTTCAAGAAACATTCATTCACCGCATCCACAAGAGCTATCTCAGTTCACGCTGCAAAACTCACCAATGGAG CTGCAGAAACAAATAGAGCAGGGCCTCTTGTGGAGTATGAACGAAGAATCTGTAGCGGCGAGCTAGTAGATGGTGATAGATGCCAG GTAGTAACCTTGACGGAACTTCAGAGACTTTATGACGAGCTTGTTCAGTCTGCGGATGAATGCCAATTGGATCGCAATGTGGAAAAACCTGTAAG GAGTGGCTGGTTGTGGTCTCGTTTGCTGTCACATCCTTCTCATTCACCAGTAAAGGGTCTGTATCTGTATGGAGGAGTGGGTACTGGTAAAACTATGCTGATGGACCTTTTCTTTGATCAATT GCCCTCTAATTGGAGGAAAAAGAGGATCCATTTTCATGACTTCATGTTAAAAGTACATGGCCTATTACAA AAGCATAAGGGTTTATCAGATCCACTTGAGGTTGTTGCAGGGGAAATTTCTGAGGAAGCCATTTTGTTATGTCTTGATGAATTTATG GTAACAGATGTTGCTGATGCATTGATACTAAATCGCTTGTTTAAACATTTGTTTAGCAAAGGCATT ATTCTAGTAGCCACTTCGAATCGTGCACCAGATAATCTATATGAGGGAGGATTGCAGAGGGATCTCTTTTTGCCATTCATTGCGACATTGAAG GAAAGATGTGTAATACATGAGATCGGTTCATCAATTGACTACCGCAAAATGACTTCA GGTGAAGAAGGATTCTACTTCATTGGCACAGATTCATCTGCCTTTCTTAAGCAAAAGTTTCAGCAGTTAGTCGGAGAAGGAACAGCTACTCCCAAAGAAGTGGAAGTAGTGATGGGAAGGAAACTGAAA GTTCCATTGGGAGCTAATGGATGTGCCTATTTTACTTTTGAGGAACTTTGTGACAGGCCTCTTGCTGCTGCAGACTATTTGGGATTATTCA AGAACTTTCACACATTAGCACTGGAAGGCATCCCAATTTTCGGGCTTCAAAATAAATCTGCTGCACATAGATTTGTCACATTAATTGAT GTTACATATGAGAACAAAGCGAGGCTATTGTGTACAGCTGAAGGAAGCCCTCAAGAgctttttgaaaaaatagtaaCAATATCAGAGGCTAAACAAATGGCACCCAGGACCGCTTCAAGATCACAGAAAAGTGATGTCTCCGACCTTTGTGTAGACAATGAACTCGGATTTGCCAAAGACCGTACTATTAGTAG ATTGACAGAGATTAACAGCAGGGAATACTTGGAACAGCATGCTGCCATGTTGGCTGAAAAGAAAGTCGACCAAGGAAGAATGGATCAGGATGCCGTTGAAGCTTGA
- the LOC130973637 gene encoding uncharacterized protein LOC130973637 gives MQKCTTHITLVAETDSKEIGEKREMANQGAKKRKEENARHMARLRQVIIACNVIYVLVRMLFFHSTFTWTHWIGLIVTSLAYFIPYKQLAKMATPSYDDDGELLDGGFDMTTGGVCGYLHDVIYITCFVQVMSIISGKFWYTYLVIPAFGAYQSFGFIKGFLPGRSEEPYEDEKTRKKREKMEKKASRPKFVKTRTR, from the exons ATGCAGAAGTGCACCACACACATCACCTTGGTAGCGGAAACTGATTCGAAAGAGATcggagagaagagagaaatggCGAATCAAGGCGCTAAGAAACGCAAGGAAGAGAACGCTCGTCACATGGCTAGGCTTCGCCAAGTCATCATAGCCTGCAAC gTAATCTATGTATTAGTGAGGATGTTGTTCTTCCATTCCACATTCACCTGGACGCACTGGATTGGACTAATTGTGACATCTCTGGCATATTTTATACCATATAAACAACTTGCTAAGATGGCGACGCCAAGTTATGATGACGATGGTGAACTTTTAGATGGTGGTTTTGATATGACTACTGGTGGAGTTTGTGG CTATTTACATGATGTTATCTACATAACATGCTTTGTGCAAGTTATGTCTATCATCTCTGGAAAATTTTGGTACACATATCTTGTG ATACCAGCTTTTGGAGCATACCAATCTTTTGGCTTCATTAAAGGGTTTTTGCCAGGACGTTCAGAG GAACCATATGAAGATGAAAAGACCCGCAAGAAGAGGGAAAAGATGGAGAAGAAAGCATCCAGGCCTAAGTTCGTCAAGACAAGAACTAGATAG
- the LOC130956882 gene encoding autophagy-related protein 18b — protein sequence MANQSSSSSCPILCASFNQDHTCFAIGTRDGFRIFDTNSGRLCYQRFVGGFVIVEMLFSSSLLAIVGAGDKPSLSPRRLCLFNTTTSAALRELNFLTSILAVRMNRQRLVVILQDKAYIYELNSLTILETIDTVPNIKGICAFSTSLDACYLALPASTTKGSALLYNVMDRHLHCEIEAHRSPLVAMVLSSNGMYIATASEQGTIIRVHLVSDATKSYSFRRGSYPSTIYSLSFGPSKQLPDILAASSSSGSVHVFTLAHASQPRLKRSSSILGSIIPDAVSDVLDPAFHHVLHNVVPAGIKSYAVIRKVDNVTDSSTSELLACRAIMSVITYNGQFKEYNLSVDAHNDLTWSLGREFNLLTVTLDKTVIS from the exons ATGGCGAACCAGTCATCTTCATCTTCGTGCCCTATCCTCTGCGCTTCTTTCAACCAGGACCACAC TTGCTTCGCAATTGGCACCAGAGATGGATTCAGAATATTTGATACCAATTCAGGAAGGCTCTGCTACCAAAGAT TTGTTGGAGGTTTTGTTATTGTTGAGATGTTGTTCAGCTCAAGTCTTCTTGCTATTGTTGGAGCTGGTGATAAG CCATCTCTGTCCCCACGCCGTCTCTGTTTATTTAATACAACCACTTCTGCTGCTCTTAGGGAATTGAACTTTCTAACTTCAATACTTGCTGTTCGCATGAATAGACAAAG ACTCGTTGTCATTTTACAAGACAAAGCttatatatatgaattaaatAGCCTCACAATCTTGGAGACTATTGACACAGTGCCAAACATTAAAG GGATATGCGCATTTTCCACTTCTTTGGATGCTTGCTATTTGGCTCTTCCTGCTAGCACCACCAAAGGATCTGCATTGTTGTATAATGTCATGGATCGTCACTTACACTGTGAG ATTGAGGCTCATCGTTCACCACTGGTTGCAATGGTTCTTTCGTCAAATGGAATGTATATAGCCACAGCTTCCGAGCAAGGAACCATAATCAGAGTTCATTTGGTTTCAGATGCAACAAAG TCATATAGCTTTCGAAGGGGGTCTTATCCATCGACTATTTATTCTTTGTCATTTGGGCCGTCAAAGCAGCTTCCGGATATTCTTGCAGCCTCGAGTTCTTCTGGTTCTGTTCATGTTTTTACTCTTGCACATGCTTCACAACCAAG ACTCAAGAGATCGAGTAGTATTCTTGGATCAATTATTCCTGATGCTGTAAGCGATGTGCTCGATCCTGCTTTTCATCATGTACTTCATAATGTTGTTCCTGCTGGGATCAAAAG TTATGCGGTAATTCGCAAGGTTGATAATGTCACTGACTCCTCAACATCTGAACTTTTAGCTTGTAG GGCCATTATGTCTGTAATAACTTATAACGGTCAGTTCAAGGAATACAACTTAAGCGTTGATGCCCACAATGATCTAACTTGGTCTCTGGGACGTGAATTCAATCTTTTGACAGTGACTCTAGACAAGACTGTCATTTCATGA
- the LOC130932476 gene encoding probable LRR receptor-like serine/threonine-protein kinase At4g30520, with protein MLVLVRYVEIRCCSIVMAVVLLLVLFLSRAALSSSAEPRNHEVEALMSIKWSLTDPHGVLSNWDEYSVDACSWAMITCSSDSLVIGLGAPSQSLSGTLSAAIGNLTNLRQVLLQNNNISGRIPPELGTLPKLQTLDLSNNRFSGVIPSSLGQLDSLQYLRLNNNSLSGPFPVSLAKIPQLAFLDLSYNNLSGPLPKFPARAFNIVGNPLICGSITTEGCSGSATLMPVSFSQTSSQGKHKSRKIAVALGVSLSCASLMVLLFGIFWYRHKRQHQAILFIGEYKEEGIVSLGNLKTFTFRELQQATDSFSSKNILGAGGFGNVYRGKLGDGSMVAVKRLKDVTGSSGESQFRTELEMISLAVHRNLLRLIGYCATPNEKLLVYPYMSNGSVASRLRGKPSLDWNTRKRIAIGAARGLLYLHEQCDPKIIHRDVKAANVLLDDYCEAVVGDFGLAKLLDHSESHVTTAVRGTVGHIAPEYLSTGQSSETNCMLMLGKYSRMLEGDGLAEKWAASHSNNHDRNVSHGMTPSNNSGHTSSRAPAPASKHDDSVHDRTSMFGSTMDDDDDERSLDSYAMELSGPR; from the exons ATGCTTGTGCTTGTGAGATATGTTGAAATCCGTTGTTGCTCTATAGTCATGGCggtggttctccttctcgtcCTTTTCCTCTCGCGTGCCGCACTCTCTTCATCTGCGGAGCCTCGCAACCACGAAG TGGAGGCTCTAATGAGCATCAAGTGGAGTCTCACTGATCCTCACGGTGTGTTGAGTAACTGGGATGAGTACTCAGTCGACGCTTGCAGCTGGGCCATGATTACTTGCTCCTCTGATTCCCTTGTTATTGGCCT GGGAGCGCCGAGCCAATCTCTCTCTGGAACTTTGTCTGCAGCAATTGGAAACCTAACAAATCTTCGCCAAGT GTTACTGCagaacaataatatctcaggtCGAATTCCGCCCGAGCTTGGAACCCTTCCAAAGCTTCAGACATTGGATCTTTCCAATAATCGATTCTCTGGGGTGATTCCTTCCTCTCTCGGCCAATTGGATAGTCTCCAATACCT GAGGCTCAACAACAATAGCTTGTCAGGACCCTTTCCTGTTTCACTGGCCAAAATCCCACAGCTTGCTTTCTT GGACTTGTCTTATAACAATCTAAGTGGACCATTGCCCAAGTTTCCTGCAAGGGCATTCAA TATTGTGGGAAACCCATTAATTTGTGGAAGCATCACTACTGAAGGTTGCTCTGGATCAGCAACTCTTATGCCCGTTTCCTTCTCTCAAACATCATCACAAG GAAAACACAAGTCCAGAAAAATAGCAGTTGCACTTGGAGTTAGTCTTAGTTGTGCTTCTCTCATGGTTTTGCTCTTTGGGATCTTTTGGTATAGACATAAACGACAGCACCAGGCCATCCTGTTTATTGGTG AATATAAGGAAGAGGGAATTGTCAGCTTGGGAAATCTCAAGACTTTCACGTTCAGAGAGCTCCAACAAGCAACAGATAGTTTCAGCTCCAAGAACATACTTGGGGCTGGAGGTTTTGGCAATGTTTATAGGGGAAAACTTGGTGACGGCTCTATGGTGGCAGTGAAAAGACTGAAGGATGTTACTGGAAGTTCTGGTGAATCACAGTTTCGAACAGAATTGGAGATGATCAGTTTGGCAGTTCATCGCAATTTACTTCGCTTAATTGGATATTGTGCTACTCCTAATGAAAAGCTTCTGGTTTATCCTTATATGTCTAATGGCAGTGTGGCATCCAGGCTTAGAG GCAAACCATCTTTAGATTGGAACACAAGAAAGAGGATAGCAATTGGAGCTGCGAGAGGACTTCTGTATCTGCACGAGCAATGCGATCCAAAGATAATACACCGAGATGTTAAAGCTGCTAATGTTCTTCTTGATGACTACTGTGAGGCTGTTGTTGGTGATTTTGGCCTTGCAAAGCTCCTTGACCATTCTGAATCCCACGTCACAACCGCGGTCCGTGGCACAGTTGGGCACATTGCTCCAGAGTACCTTTCCACTGGCCAATCTTCTGAAACGAACT GTATGTTAAT GTTAGGAAAATACAGCCGAATGCTTGAAGGCGATGGACTTGCTGAGAAGTGGGCAGCATCACATAGTAATAATCATGATCGGAATGTTAGTCATGGCATGACCCCAAGCAATAACAGTGGCCACACATCATCCCGCGCCCCTGCCCCTGCATCGAAGCATGATGACAGTGTTCATGATCGTACAAGCATGTTTGGCTCCACAATggatgacgatgatgatgaaCGCTCCTTGGATTCCTATGCCATGGAACTCTCTGGTCCTAGGTAA